In a genomic window of Henningerozyma blattae CBS 6284 chromosome 9, complete genome:
- the BUD4 gene encoding Bud4p (similar to Saccharomyces cerevisiae BUD4 (YJR092W); ancestral locus Anc_7.463), with translation MSSAKEDVMESLLKEIDFEMEYTIGSLKSSKQIDSASDTKRFSIPLQDIGDETMEMLVSHNTKRNIVINNNTSVLQSPIRSHSRVTSISSTTSPIMVLSEIPILSPTKEKHRIPVEDPSVFSAATVSASSAYEEYSSDMTSPNEDELTKHNYNSTKEYYSSAKLDTNNINMTHNSNSFIIENPYSKKHLHQNSITVVPYGSEKQPSTNNMFPSPAASAHTTPSHTVSPPTASPPYKLDNTTIEDFVSATDHQSTIDSVPDISISSVNKNDTTELICDDTEKQLNYTLEKRITKDSNTLQSISHILHSTSIDKTSTTINSYNDDNNNDDDHNNNNNNNNMPNKAFQSDKSFETAELASHQNIEIRNNTISSNAESEDLSAELADNSGNSVDDDDEDGSNDLHLIQTQSDNESKHDFDKIIDDSIGQIDDHFKIPLTNNGGNLARDASLLSSVDDLEQSTNDIILGRGTKISSIHKSSSNSTSHSLANSLANINAASTTVSIQNIDTDIENDHDNSIIPDSLELHQTSEQHEDSPVSQDVAMMNDSQIFRHDDRESSTNIIELSAQQDSRSINIQYVHDNPKYNDVRSINNDYSPSPSPQYSPSPSPRFSTSATLQYSNVNNDIISSPMTKASTTIVPIINNKSSSIDMNSSLTTNSIDNFQNFEIASQDSTNIANNNNMAEQVSQNEDIISKESNLSGNSLNLINSTETFDNIQDTETEESDQSSETESNDIESKTNTLEHSLQPMPSVIAQSLTEQSEDQIEEQYFDTSSQIGDLVDDKIELPKKSASIIPTLPPLPKFDSLFVDDPFGDSIDYSRDSIDITKANKPSNYLSIWHMQDDISKAANFTTTSPAVSDNSQFSHRSISTCSTKSSASCVTNTSGNFRFRPRVVSRSRIYNPSYQPEISYGFDLDDMNDNNSSNTDFERRQIQKDYKRKITPIRVKTLQSKRISSTSSNRDNNAMEFPSIWKIADEENIEKKTNISNSTIMNYSIIKLNDLKEQEEADNVQDDLHAEINDDANDTIQKNSSYLVENLHSEIVTDEDINVVGEQSVQSKSKYIPETIGDSELLPTLPLVDDTAEFDALLGQLDDSSNSDKSFSSITTKNRQSSYNIWNEKSIQNTSIEKLPHVSNDVLNDLLDFNGSTTDDSINIEKSLNRANGHGSLKTPIKDVSIGQGLNINGFNAVEADEVSDEDISIVQEVFTHDTIPVIQVLDETPKEKTIHCSNPFKVTNNPISPKPEENSSDGCISKTSGLSLNEDYYAKSSQVDILPNEYVSKALVTSHSTEFNDLTVTTINKLPTPEQINPLSDKGNLYLTISNIKNFTLVGAQGRTASYAIEFDNGQNVIQTEWEPIPQNGIIEINKEFELVLEPGVKRFIITLKCRYNKQTHEMVEILDKIPISKKYPFSKQQYKFERRYTKRQTDHDEWEYLFAQDGSFARCEIELTNEFLNLVKFNNSEFNMEMNNNWARIPPKSRTSPPQDKVNIYDLPRRRPYKVADLKFAGCYLERTSKDERFPRSIKYAKTIVEKYRCQQRIFKTGYLLQEGGDVTANIQRKYFKLQGTSLVGYHEVTRTANIIINLLKVSKVLNSDDVAQEEGRNFTNTVLFGDCVQLVFEDGEAITLNTEGRQANGKNDWYDKLKEIVSLNICHQPWVKQFSEFSRMTDI, from the coding sequence atgtCTAGTGCCAAAGAAGACGTTATggaatcattattaaaagaaatcgATTTCGAAATGGAATACACAATTGGTTCTCTGAAAAGTTCCAAGCAAATTGATTCAGCTTCAGATACAAAACGGTTCTCGATCCCCTTACAAGATATCGGAGACGAAACAATGGAAATGTTAGTCAGTCATAATACAAAGAGAAATATTGTCATTAATAACAACACATCTGTGTTACAATCTCCAATTCGTTCTCATTCTCGTGTCACATCTATCTCAAGCACTACTTCTCCAATAATGGTTCTTTCAGAGATACCTATTCTATCGCCAACGAAGGAGAAACATCGTATTCCAGTAGAAGACCCTTCTGTGTTTAGTGCAGCTACTGTCTCAGCTAGTTCTGCGTACGAAGAATATTCAAGTGATATGACGTCTCCTAATGAAGATGAGTTAACAAAACATAATTACAATAGTACAAAGGAGTATTATTCCTCTGCTAAACTTGataccaataatattaatatgaCTCACAATTCGAATAGTTTTATCATTGAAAACCCATATTCGAAAAAACATTTGCATCAAAATTCCATTACCGTGGTACCATACGGAAGTGAGAAACAGCCttctacaaataatatgttTCCATCACCTGCTGCGTCTGCTCATACTACCCCTTCACATACTGTATCTCCACCAACTGCATCTCCTCCTtataaattagataatacAACTATTGAAGATTTTGTCTCTGCCACAGATCATCAATCTACAATCGATTCTGTCCCTGATATTAGTATATCTAGtgttaataaaaatgataccACAGAATTAATATGTGATGATACTGAAAAGCAACTGAACTATACTTTAGAAAAGCGCATTACTAAAGATTCAAATACATTACAATCCATCTCTCACATATTACATTCTACGTCCATCGATAAGACGTCAACTACAATCAATTCATACAACGacgataataataatgatgatgatcataataataataataataataataatatgccTAATAAAGCCTTCCAATCTGATAAAAGTTTCGAAACTGCAGAACTAGCTTCTCatcaaaatatagaaattcgaaataatactatttcttcaaatgcGGAATCTGAAGATTTGTCTGCAGAATTGGCTGATAATTCTGGTAATTCCGtcgatgatgatgatgaagatggtTCAAATGATTTACATCTTATACAAACACAAAGTGACAATGAATCTAAACATGACTTCGACAAAATCATTGATGATTCTATTGGCCAAATAGATGatcattttaaaattccCTTAACAAATAATGGAGGGAACTTAGCCAGGGATGCCAGTTTATTATCTTCGGTGGACGATCTAGAACAAAGCACAAATGACATCATTCTTGGCAGGGGCACTAAGATCTCTTCAATCCATAAATCCTCTTCAAACTCAACTTCACATTCTTTAGCAAATTCGTTAGCTAACATAAATGCTGCTAGTACCACTGTTTCGATACAAAATATAGATacagatattgaaaatgatcaTGACAATTCGATTATACCAGATTCCTTAGAACTTCATCAAACATCAGAACAACATGAAGATTCACCAGTTTCTCAAGATGTTGCAATGATGAACGATTCACAAATATTTAGACATGATGATAGGGAGTCTTCaacaaatataatagaACTAAGCGCACAACAAGATTCTAgaagtattaatattcaatacGTCCATGATAATCCAAAATATAACGACGTTCGTAgtataaataatgattattcTCCTTCTCCAAGTCCACAATACTCTCCATCTCCATCTCCAAGATTTTCAACTTCTGCAACATTACAATATTCCAATGTTAATAACGATATAATTTCATCTCCTATGACGAAAGCTAGTACAACGATTGTACCTATTATCAATAACAAAAGTTCTTCTATAGACATGAACTCATCTTTAACaacaaattcaattgataatttccaaaattttgaaattgcTTCACAAGATTCAACAAATATTgcaaataacaataatatggCGGAGCAGGTCTCCCAAAATGAGGATATTATCTCAAAAGAATCGAATTTATCTGGCAATAGcttaaatctaataaattcCACAGAAACTTTCGATAATATACAAGATACAGAAACTGAAGAGAGTGATCAAAGTTCAGAAACGGAAtcaaatgatattgaatcCAAAACAAACACCCTGGAACATTCGTTACAACCTATGCCGTCTGTTATAGCCCAATCTCTTACCGAACAATCAGAAGATCAAATTGAagaacaatattttgatacaAGTTCTCAAATTGGTGATTTAGTTGATGATAAAATAGAACTTCCTAAAAAATCTGCTTCTATAATCCCTACCTTACCTCCATTACCAAAATTTGATTCTTTATTCGTAGATGATCCATTTGGtgattcaattgattaCTCAAGAGATTCTATAGATATTACAAAGGCAAATAAACCTTCGAATTATTTGTCTATTTGGCATATGCAAGATGATATATCTAAAGCTGCAAATTTTACAACCACCTCCCCGGCAGTATCAGATAATTCGCAATTTTCTCATCGTTCCATTTCAACATGCTCTACAAAATCATCAGCCTCTTGTGTTACCAACACATCTGGTAACTTCCGTTTTAGACCTCGTGTTGTAAGCAGAAGTCGTATATATAACCCAAGTTATCAACCTGAAATCAGTTACGGTTTCGATTTAGATGATatgaatgataataattctagtAATACTGATTTTGAAAGAAGACAGATACAAAAAGattacaaaagaaaaattacgCCAATAAGAGTTAAAACTTTGCAATCAAAAAGAATTTCTAGCACTAGTAGTAATAGAGATAATAATGCGATGGAGTTCCCAAGTATTTGGAAAATAgctgatgaagaaaatattgaaaaaaagacaaataTTTCCAACTCCACAATAATGAACTATTCaatcattaaattaaatgatttaaaagagCAAGAAGAGGCTGATAATGTACAAGATGATTTGCATGCagaaattaatgatgatgCAAATGACActatacaaaaaaattcttcttaTTTGGTAGAAAATTTACATTCCGAGATTGTAActgatgaagatattaatgTTGTAGGAGAACAAAGTGTTCAAAGTAAATCGAAATATATTCCAGAAACAATTGGTGATTCAGAATTATTACCCACACTTCCATTGGTAGATGATACTGCCGAATTTGATGCATTATTAGGCCAGTTAGATGATTCATCAAATTCCGATAAATCTTTTAGTTCTATCACCACTAAGAATAGACAATCTTCATACAACATTTGGAACGAAAAATCGATTCAAAATACTtccattgaaaaattaccTCATGTTTCTAATGATgtattaaatgatttgtTAGATTTTAATGGTAGCACAACTGATGattctattaatattgagAAATCACTTAATAGAGCAAATGGTCATGGATCTTTGAAAACTCCTATTAAAGATGTTTCCATTGGCCAAggattaaatattaatggtTTTAATGCTGTTGAAGCAGATGAAGTTtctgatgaagatatttcTATTGTGCAAGAAGTATTCACTCATGATACTATTCCAGTTATTCAAGTTTTAGATGAAACTCCAAAGGAAAAAACAATTCACTGCTCAAATCCATTTAAAGTTACTAATAATCCAATAAGTCCAAAACCTGAAGAAAATAGTAGTGATGGATGCATCTCTAAAACTTCTGGGCTTTCATTAAATGAGGATTATTATGCAAAATCTAGCCAGGTTGATATATTACCAAATGAATACGTATCTAAAGCATTAGTCACTTCACACTCTACAGAATTCAACGATTTAACAGTAACtacaattaataaactaCCAACACCGGAGCAGATCAACCCATTGTCAGATAAAGGTAACCTTTATTTgacaatttcaaatattaagaatTTCACCTTAGTTGGTGCCCAAGGTAGAACAGCTTCATATGCTATTGAATTCGATAATGGACAAAATGTCATTCAAACTGAATGGGAGCCTATTCCACAGAATggtattattgaaattaataaagaatttgaattggtATTGGAGCCAGGCGTTAAGaggtttattattacattaAAATGTCGTTATAATAAGCAAACACATGAGATGGTTGAAATATTAGACAAAATTCCTATAAGTAAAAAATACCCGTTTAGTAAGCAGCAATacaaatttgaaagaagATATACAAAGAGACAAACCGACCATGATGAATgggaatatttatttgctCAAGATGGCTCCTTTGCACGTTGTGAGATTGAATTGactaatgaatttttaaatctagTCAAGTTCAATAATTCCGAGTTTAATATggaaatgaataataacTGGGCTCGTATACCACCAAAATCACGTACATCTCCACCACAAGATaaagtaaatatttatgattTACCAAGAAGAAGACCATATAAGGTTGCTGATTTAAAATTCGCTGGTTGTTATTTAGAAAGAACATCGAAGGACGAAAGGTTTCCAAGAAGCATTAAATATGCAAAGACTATCGTAGAAAAATACAGATGTCAACAAAGGATTTTTAAAACTGGTTATCTTTTACAGGAAGGTGGAGATGTTACTGCTAACATTCAAAGAAAGTACTTCAAATTGCAAGGGACAAGTCTTGTTGGGTACCACGAAGTAACTAGGACTgcaaatattatcattaatttgttaaaaGTTTCCAAAGTCTTGAACAGTGACGACGTTGCACAGGAGGAAGGTAGAAATTTCACCAATACTGTTTTATTTGGGGACTGTGTACAATTAGTCTTTGAAGATGGTGAGGCAATCACTTTAAATACTGAAGGTCGTCAAGCTAATGGTAAGAATGATTGGTATgataaattgaaagaaatagTAAGCTTAAATATTTGTCATCAACCATGGGTTAAACAGTTCTCTGAATTTTCAAGAATGACTGATATTTAA
- the RPL43B gene encoding 60S ribosomal protein eL43 (similar to Saccharomyces cerevisiae RPL43B (YJR094W-A) and RPL43A (YPR043W); ancestral locus Anc_7.466), translating to MAKRTKKVGITGKYGVRYGSSLRRQVKKLEIQQHARYVCSFCGKKTVKRDAAGIWTCSSCKKTVAGGAYTVSTAAAATVRSTIRRLRDMVEA from the exons AT GGCTAAAAGAACTAAGAAGGTTGGTATTACAGGTAAGTACGGTGTTCGTTACGGTTCCTCTTTGAGAAGACAAGTCAAGAAGTTGGAAATCCAACAACACGCTAGATACGTTTGTTCTTTCTGTGGTAAGAAGACCGTCAAGAGAGATGCCGCTGGTATCTGGACTTGTAGTTCTTGTAAGAAGACTGTTGCTGGTGGTGCTTACACTGTTTCCACTGCTGCTGCCGCCACTGTCAGATCCACCATTAGAAGATTGAGAGACATGGTTGAAGCTTAA